A window from Dromaius novaehollandiae isolate bDroNov1 chromosome 1, bDroNov1.hap1, whole genome shotgun sequence encodes these proteins:
- the SINHCAF gene encoding SIN3-HDAC complex-associated factor, which yields MFGFHKPKMYRSIEGCCICRAKSSSSRFTDSKRYEKDFQNCFGLHEARSGDICNACVLLVKRWKKLPAGSKKNWNHVVDARAGPSLKTTLKPKKMKTLSGSRIKSNQISKLQKEFKRHNSDAHSTTSSASPAQSPCYSNQSDDGSDTEMSAGSSRTPVFSFLDLTYWKRQKVCCGIIYKGRFGEVLIDTHLFKPCCSNKKSATEKPEQEGSQSPSISTQEEW from the exons atgtTTGGCTTTCACAAACCGAAGATGTACCGGAGTATAGAGGGCTGCTGTATTTGCAGAGCGAAATCTTCCAGTTCTCGTTTCACTGACAGTAAGCGTTATGAAAAGGACTTCCAGAATTGTTTTGG GCTCCATGAGGCCCGCTCAGGAGATATTTGCAATGCCTGTGTCCTCCTGgtgaaaagatggaaaaaactgCCAGCAGGATCCAAAAAAAACTGGAATCAT GTGGTAGATGCCAGGGCTGGACCCAGTCTTAAAACAACACTGaaaccaaagaaaatgaaaactctcTCTGGAAGTAGAATAAAGAGCAATCAAATCAGCAAACTGCAAAAGGAATTCAAGCGGCACA ATTCTGATGCCCACAGTACCACCTCGAGTGCCTCCCCAGCTCAGTCTCCCTGTTACAGTAACCAGTCTGATGATGGCTCTGACACAGAGATGAGTGCTGGGTCCAGCAGAACaccagttttctcctttttagaTCTCACATACTGGAAAAG GCAAAAGGTTTGCTGTGGAATTATTTACAAAGGCCGTTTTGGGGAAGTCCTCATAGACACTCATCTCTTCAAACCTTGCTGTAGCAATAAAAAGTCTGCCACTGAGAAGCCAGAACAAGAGGGATCACAGTCTCCATCAATCTCCACCCAAGAGGAGTGGTGA